From the Serratia nematodiphila DZ0503SBS1 genome, one window contains:
- a CDS encoding IMPACT family protein → MRPYPIPAEATCFTEEIKKSRFITLLAPTSGVEAAKAFIQQVRDEHPAARHHCWAFVAGSPDDSQQLGFSDDGEPSGTAGKPILAQLMGSGIGEVTAVVVRYYGGVKLGTGGLVKAYGNGVQQALKQLALAQKVPEAEYILQCDYAQLALVENLLQQTAGRILQGEYGAAVVLHLALPATEVELFGNKLRDLSRGNLQLTPISQ, encoded by the coding sequence ATGCGGCCTTACCCGATACCGGCGGAAGCCACCTGCTTTACCGAAGAAATAAAGAAGAGCCGTTTTATCACCCTGCTGGCGCCGACCAGCGGGGTAGAAGCGGCAAAGGCGTTTATTCAGCAGGTGCGGGATGAGCATCCGGCGGCGCGACACCATTGTTGGGCTTTCGTCGCCGGCAGCCCCGATGACTCGCAGCAACTGGGGTTCTCAGACGACGGAGAGCCGTCGGGCACCGCCGGCAAACCGATCCTCGCGCAGCTGATGGGGAGCGGCATCGGTGAAGTGACCGCCGTGGTCGTTCGTTACTATGGCGGCGTCAAGCTGGGCACCGGCGGGCTGGTGAAAGCCTATGGCAACGGTGTTCAACAGGCGTTGAAGCAGTTAGCGTTGGCACAAAAGGTGCCGGAAGCCGAATATATCTTGCAGTGCGACTATGCGCAGTTGGCGTTGGTGGAGAACTTGCTGCAGCAAACCGCAGGTCGGATCCTGCAGGGCGAATACGGCGCCGCCGTCGTGCTGCATCTGGCGTTGCCGGCCACCGAGGTCGAACTGTTTGGGAATAAATTGCGTGATCTCAGTCGCGGTAATTTGCAATTAACCCCCATTTCGCAATAA
- the trkH gene encoding Trk system potassium transporter TrkH gives MHFRAITRIVGLLVILFSGTMFIPGLVALIYRDGAGRAFSQTFFVALTIGLMLWWPNRKQKHELKPREGFLIVVLFWTVLGSVGALPFLFSERPNLSLTDAFFESFSGLTTTGATTLVGLDSLPKAILFYRQMLQWMGGMGIIVLAVAILPILGVGGMQLYRAEMPGPLKDNKMRPRIAETAKTLWLIYVLLTVACALALWGAGMSVFDAIGHSFSTIAIGGFSTHDASIGYYASPTINTIIAVFLLISGCNYGLHFALLSGRSLKVYGRDPEFRMFIFVQLTLVVVCTLVLWGHGVYKSGMETLNQAFFQVVSMATTAGFTTDSIAKWPLFLPMLLLCSAFIGGCAGSTGGGLKVIRILLLYLQGSRELKRLVHPNAVYTIKLGNRALPERILEAVWGFFSAYALVFIVSMLAIIATGVDDFSAFAAVTATLNNLGPGLGVVADNFTTMPAAAKWILVVTMLFGRLEVFTLLVLFTPTFWRE, from the coding sequence ATGCATTTTCGCGCCATAACCCGTATCGTTGGTCTGCTGGTCATCCTGTTCTCCGGGACGATGTTTATCCCCGGCCTGGTGGCATTGATTTACCGCGATGGGGCGGGGCGCGCGTTCAGCCAAACCTTCTTCGTGGCGCTGACCATTGGTCTGATGCTGTGGTGGCCGAACCGCAAACAGAAACACGAGCTGAAGCCCCGTGAAGGCTTCCTGATTGTCGTGTTGTTCTGGACCGTGCTGGGCAGCGTGGGGGCATTGCCGTTCCTGTTTTCGGAACGGCCCAACTTGTCGCTGACCGACGCCTTCTTTGAATCCTTCTCGGGATTGACGACTACCGGCGCAACGACGCTGGTGGGGCTGGACTCGTTGCCGAAGGCCATCCTGTTCTATCGCCAAATGCTGCAATGGATGGGCGGCATGGGGATCATCGTGTTGGCGGTGGCGATACTGCCGATACTTGGCGTCGGCGGCATGCAGCTGTATCGAGCGGAAATGCCCGGGCCGCTGAAAGATAACAAGATGCGTCCACGCATCGCCGAAACCGCCAAAACCCTGTGGCTAATCTATGTGTTGCTGACCGTCGCCTGTGCGCTGGCGCTCTGGGGGGCCGGGATGTCGGTGTTCGACGCCATCGGCCACAGTTTCTCGACCATCGCCATTGGCGGGTTTTCTACCCACGACGCCAGTATCGGTTATTACGCCAGTCCGACTATCAACACCATCATCGCCGTGTTCCTGCTGATTTCCGGCTGTAACTACGGCCTGCACTTCGCTTTGCTAAGCGGCCGTAGTCTGAAGGTGTACGGGCGCGATCCTGAATTCCGCATGTTCATCTTCGTTCAGTTGACGCTGGTGGTGGTATGCACGTTGGTGCTCTGGGGACATGGCGTCTATAAGAGCGGTATGGAAACGCTCAATCAGGCGTTCTTCCAGGTGGTATCGATGGCGACCACGGCCGGTTTTACGACCGACAGCATCGCCAAGTGGCCGCTGTTTCTGCCGATGTTGTTGCTGTGCTCGGCGTTCATCGGCGGCTGCGCCGGCTCGACCGGCGGCGGCCTGAAGGTGATCCGTATTCTGCTTCTGTACCTGCAGGGCTCGCGAGAGTTGAAGAGGCTGGTGCACCCCAACGCGGTCTATACCATCAAATTGGGCAATCGCGCGCTGCCGGAACGCATTCTGGAAGCGGTATGGGGATTCTTCTCCGCCTATGCGCTGGTGTTTATCGTCAGCATGCTGGCGATCATTGCCACCGGCGTTGACGATTTCTCCGCGTTCGCCGCAGTGACGGCAACACTCAATAACCTTGGCCCCGGCCTGGGCGTGGTGGCAGATAACTTCACCACGATGCCGGCGGCGGCCAAGTGGATCCTGGTGGTGACGATGCTGTTCGGGCGCCTGGAAGTGTTTACATTGCTGGTGCTGTTCACGCCAACTTTTTGGCGTGAGTGA
- the hemG gene encoding menaquinone-dependent protoporphyrinogen IX dehydrogenase, translating to MKALILYSSRDGQTRAIASYIASKLQDTLRCEVIDLLQAEQVDLSQYQQVMIGASIRYGHFNPVLDKFVKRHAEQLNRMPSAFFAVNLTARKPEKRSPQTNAYTRKFLLASPWQPKQCAVFAGALRYPRYRWFDRIMIQFIMRMTGGETDTSKEVEYTDWQQVDRFAQEFSQIQYEK from the coding sequence ATGAAGGCATTGATACTTTATTCGAGCCGTGACGGGCAAACACGTGCTATCGCTTCTTATATAGCAAGCAAGTTGCAGGACACGCTGCGTTGTGAGGTGATTGATCTGCTGCAGGCGGAACAGGTCGACCTTAGTCAGTACCAGCAGGTGATGATCGGTGCTTCTATCCGTTACGGGCACTTTAACCCGGTGCTGGATAAATTCGTTAAGCGCCATGCCGAACAGCTGAATAGGATGCCGAGCGCCTTCTTCGCCGTGAACCTGACCGCGCGTAAACCGGAAAAGCGTTCGCCGCAAACCAACGCTTATACCCGCAAGTTCCTGTTGGCGTCGCCGTGGCAGCCAAAGCAGTGTGCGGTGTTTGCCGGCGCATTGCGGTATCCGCGCTATCGTTGGTTCGACCGCATCATGATTCAATTTATTATGCGTATGACGGGCGGTGAAACGGATACCAGTAAGGAAGTGGAGTACACAGATTGGCAGCAGGTCGATCGTTTCGCCCAGGAATTTAGCCAGATCCAGTACGAAAAGTGA
- the murB gene encoding UDP-N-acetylmuramate dehydrogenase, translating to MSTESASLKNHNTFALPVNAAHLIMADRIELMLKVWQQTRKRQEPLLILGEGSNVLFLEDFSGTVMVNQLKGIDVREDNDAWYLHVSSGENWHDLVQYTLQAGICGLENLALIPGLAGSAPIQNIGAYGVELKDVCEYVDLLDFSTGAIDRIPAAECGFGYRESIFKHRFQTGHVIVGLGLRLNKQWQPKLSYGDLAKLDPATVTPLQVFESVCAMRRSKLPDPRETGNAGSFFKNPLVNAEKAAELIAKYPAMPHYPQQDGQVKLAAGWLIDQCELKGYRIGGAAIHRQQALVLVNIANAHSQDVVALARHVRKTVADKFGVWLEPEVRFIGATGELNAVAVLS from the coding sequence ATGTCTACTGAAAGCGCGTCTTTAAAAAACCACAATACGTTTGCGCTCCCGGTCAACGCAGCGCACCTGATCATGGCCGATAGAATTGAGCTGATGCTCAAGGTGTGGCAACAAACGCGCAAGCGTCAGGAGCCGTTGCTGATTCTCGGTGAAGGTAGCAACGTGCTGTTCCTGGAGGATTTTTCTGGCACAGTAATGGTCAATCAGTTGAAGGGTATTGATGTTCGGGAAGATAACGATGCCTGGTATCTCCACGTCAGTTCCGGTGAAAATTGGCATGACCTGGTGCAATATACGCTGCAGGCTGGGATCTGCGGTCTGGAAAACCTGGCGTTGATTCCTGGATTGGCCGGTTCTGCCCCTATCCAGAACATCGGCGCCTACGGCGTCGAATTGAAAGACGTCTGCGAGTATGTCGATCTGCTGGACTTCTCTACCGGCGCTATCGATCGTATTCCGGCTGCCGAGTGTGGTTTTGGCTACCGGGAAAGTATTTTCAAACACCGTTTCCAGACCGGACATGTCATTGTCGGGCTGGGTCTGCGCCTCAACAAACAGTGGCAACCCAAATTGAGCTACGGCGATCTGGCCAAGCTGGATCCTGCCACGGTGACGCCGCTTCAGGTATTTGAATCCGTATGCGCCATGCGCCGCAGCAAGCTGCCCGATCCACGTGAAACCGGCAATGCCGGCAGCTTCTTCAAGAATCCGCTGGTGAACGCAGAGAAAGCCGCAGAACTCATCGCTAAATATCCCGCTATGCCGCATTATCCACAGCAGGATGGCCAGGTGAAGCTGGCCGCCGGATGGCTTATCGATCAATGCGAACTGAAAGGATATCGTATCGGTGGCGCTGCGATACACCGCCAACAAGCGCTGGTGTTGGTGAACATCGCCAACGCCCACAGTCAGGATGTGGTGGCGTTGGCGCGCCACGTACGCAAGACGGTGGCTGATAAATTCGGCGTGTGGCTGGAACCTGAGGTGCGTTTTATTGGCGCGACCGGTGAACTGAATGCCGTGGCGGTGCTGTCATGA
- the birA gene encoding bifunctional biotin--[acetyl-CoA-carboxylase] ligase/biotin operon repressor BirA, with the protein MKDTKVPLKLIALLADGEFHSGEHLGESLGMSRAAINKHIQTIREWGLDVFTVPGKGYSLPGAIQLLEAKRILSLLEDKRVSVLPVVDSTNQYLLDRIDELHSGDACVAEYQQAGRGRRGRQWISPFGANLYLSMFWRLEQGPAAAMGLSLVIGMVMAEVLQRLGAADVRVKWPNDLYLNDRKLAGILVELTGKTGDAAQLVIGAGINLAMRDTNASAITQGWINLQEAGIQIDRNELAATLLNELRQSLKQFEIDGLAPFIGRWRTLDNFIDRPVKLLIGERQIVGIARGIDSQGALLLEQDGEIKPFIGGEISLRSAE; encoded by the coding sequence ATGAAAGATACCAAGGTGCCGTTAAAACTGATCGCGCTGCTCGCTGACGGCGAATTCCATTCCGGTGAACACCTCGGTGAGTCACTGGGCATGAGTCGCGCGGCGATCAATAAGCATATTCAGACCATTCGCGAATGGGGACTGGATGTCTTTACCGTGCCCGGAAAAGGCTATAGCCTGCCTGGCGCCATCCAGCTGTTGGAAGCCAAGCGAATCCTCAGCCTGCTGGAAGACAAGCGTGTAAGCGTGTTGCCGGTGGTCGATTCCACCAACCAATACTTGCTGGACCGCATCGACGAATTGCACTCTGGTGATGCCTGCGTCGCTGAATACCAACAGGCAGGACGAGGGCGCCGCGGGCGGCAGTGGATCTCGCCATTCGGCGCTAATTTATATCTGTCGATGTTCTGGCGACTGGAGCAGGGGCCGGCAGCGGCTATGGGGCTTAGCCTGGTGATCGGGATGGTGATGGCGGAGGTCTTGCAGCGTCTCGGTGCGGCTGATGTGCGCGTGAAGTGGCCTAACGATCTTTATCTGAACGATCGTAAATTGGCGGGGATCCTGGTCGAACTGACGGGAAAAACCGGCGATGCGGCCCAACTGGTCATCGGCGCCGGCATCAACCTGGCGATGCGTGATACCAATGCCAGCGCCATTACTCAGGGATGGATTAACCTACAGGAAGCGGGAATTCAGATCGATCGCAATGAACTGGCTGCAACCTTGCTTAATGAACTGCGTCAGTCATTGAAACAGTTTGAGATAGACGGACTCGCGCCCTTTATCGGTCGCTGGCGTACGCTGGATAACTTTATCGACAGGCCGGTCAAGCTGCTGATTGGCGAGCGGCAGATTGTGGGTATCGCCCGAGGAATCGATTCACAGGGCGCACTGCTGCTGGAACAGGACGGGGAGATCAAGCCCTTCATCGGTGGCGAGATATCGCTGCGCAGCGCGGAATAG
- the coaA gene encoding type I pantothenate kinase, with protein MIKRDQSLATPYLQFDRTQWAALRDSVPLTLSEEEIVKLKGINEDLSLEEVAQIYLPLSRLLNFYISSNLRRQAVLEQFLGTDGQKIPYVIGIAGSVAVGKSTTARLLQALLSRWPEHRSVELITTDGFLHPNKVLNERGLMKKKGFPQSYDMHSLVKFVSEVKSGAKRVTAPVYSHLIYDVVPEGNKVIEQPDILILEGLNVLQSGMDYPHDPHRVFVSDFVDFSIYVDAPETLLQSWYINRFLKFRQGAFSNPDSYFHNYSKLPEPEAINIATQLWNEINGLNLQQNILPTRERASLIMTKSANHAVESVRLRK; from the coding sequence ATGATAAAAAGAGATCAATCTTTAGCAACGCCTTACCTACAGTTCGATCGTACCCAATGGGCTGCGTTGCGAGATTCGGTGCCGCTGACGTTGTCGGAAGAAGAGATCGTTAAACTGAAAGGGATTAACGAAGATCTCTCGTTGGAAGAAGTTGCGCAGATTTATCTGCCGCTGTCACGGCTGTTGAACTTCTATATCAGTTCCAACCTGCGTAGGCAGGCGGTGCTCGAGCAATTCCTCGGCACCGACGGGCAAAAGATTCCCTATGTCATCGGCATCGCCGGCAGCGTAGCCGTAGGTAAGAGCACAACCGCACGTCTGTTGCAGGCGTTGTTGAGCCGTTGGCCAGAACACCGCAGCGTTGAGTTGATCACGACCGACGGCTTCTTGCACCCTAATAAGGTGCTGAACGAACGCGGCCTGATGAAGAAAAAAGGCTTCCCGCAGTCTTACGATATGCATAGCCTGGTGAAATTCGTGTCGGAAGTGAAATCCGGCGCCAAACGCGTCACCGCTCCGGTTTATTCTCATTTGATCTATGACGTTGTGCCCGAAGGTAATAAAGTCATCGAGCAACCGGATATTCTGATCCTGGAAGGGCTTAACGTATTGCAAAGCGGTATGGATTATCCTCACGATCCGCATCGCGTATTCGTTTCCGACTTTGTCGACTTCTCTATATATGTCGATGCGCCGGAGACGCTATTGCAAAGCTGGTATATCAATCGTTTTCTGAAATTCCGCCAGGGCGCATTTTCCAATCCCGATTCTTATTTCCATAATTATTCAAAATTGCCGGAACCGGAGGCGATTAATATCGCCACGCAATTATGGAATGAAATTAACGGATTGAATTTGCAGCAGAATATACTGCCCACCCGTGAACGCGCCAGCCTGATAATGACCAAAAGCGCTAACCACGCCGTTGAAAGCGTGCGTTTAAGAAAGTAA
- a CDS encoding GNAT family N-acetyltransferase yields the protein MKIVPINAATLPIYRDELARLLTDAVTHGASVGYDTLIPHEDAESYFHSLRPALAKGDLLLWIARDDRGVVGTVQLELGQKPNGRNRAEVVKLLVHSRARRNGVGQALMKTLEYAALQQQRGLLYLDTQAGSAAEALYRSLGYRCLGELPDYAAGPDGHYHPTVIYYKRLFTVSQPSRAIAS from the coding sequence ATGAAAATAGTGCCTATCAACGCCGCTACGTTGCCGATTTACCGCGATGAATTGGCCCGCCTGTTGACCGATGCCGTCACGCACGGCGCTTCTGTCGGTTACGACACCTTAATTCCTCACGAAGACGCCGAGAGCTACTTCCACAGTCTGCGACCGGCCCTGGCCAAAGGTGACCTGCTGCTGTGGATTGCCCGTGACGATCGCGGCGTCGTTGGCACCGTGCAACTTGAGCTTGGCCAGAAGCCGAACGGCCGTAATCGTGCGGAGGTAGTGAAGCTGTTGGTGCATAGCCGTGCTCGCCGCAACGGCGTAGGTCAGGCTCTGATGAAGACGCTGGAGTACGCGGCACTGCAGCAGCAACGCGGGCTATTGTATCTGGATACGCAGGCCGGTTCGGCGGCAGAAGCGCTTTATCGCAGCCTGGGTTATCGCTGTTTGGGTGAGCTGCCGGATTATGCAGCGGGTCCCGATGGGCATTACCATCCGACCGTCATTTATTACAAACGTCTGTTCACCGTAAGTCAGCCTTCGCGCGCCATCGCCAGTTAG
- the tuf gene encoding elongation factor Tu, translating to MSKEKFERTKPHVNVGTIGHVDHGKTTLTAAITTVLAKTYGGSARAFDQIDNAPEEKARGITINTSHVEYDTPTRHYAHVDCPGHADYVKNMITGAAQMDGAILVVAATDGPMPQTREHILLGRQVGVPFIIVFMNKCDMVDDEELLELVEMEVRELLSAYDFPGDDLPVIRGSALKALEGEAEWEAKIIELAEALDSYIPEPERAIDKPFLLPIEDVFSISGRGTVVTGRVERGIIKVGEEVEIVGIKDTVKSTCTGVEMFRKLLDEGRAGENVGVLLRGIKREEIERGQVLAKPGSIKPHTQFESEVYILSKDEGGRHTPFFKGYRPQFYFRTTDVTGTIELPEGVEMVMPGDNVNMKVTLIHPIAMDDGLRFAIREGGRTVGAGVVAKVIA from the coding sequence ATGTCTAAAGAAAAGTTTGAACGTACAAAACCGCACGTTAACGTCGGTACTATCGGCCACGTTGACCACGGTAAAACTACCCTGACTGCAGCGATCACTACCGTACTGGCTAAAACCTACGGCGGTTCTGCACGTGCTTTCGACCAGATCGATAACGCGCCAGAAGAAAAAGCTCGTGGTATCACCATCAACACCTCCCACGTTGAGTATGACACCCCGACTCGTCACTACGCGCACGTTGACTGCCCAGGGCACGCCGACTACGTGAAAAACATGATCACCGGTGCTGCTCAGATGGACGGCGCGATCCTGGTAGTAGCTGCGACTGACGGCCCAATGCCTCAGACTCGTGAGCACATCCTGCTGGGTCGCCAGGTTGGCGTTCCTTTCATCATCGTATTCATGAACAAATGCGACATGGTTGATGATGAAGAGCTGCTGGAACTGGTAGAAATGGAAGTTCGCGAACTGCTGTCCGCTTACGACTTCCCAGGCGACGACCTGCCAGTAATCCGCGGTTCCGCGCTGAAAGCGCTGGAAGGCGAAGCTGAGTGGGAAGCGAAAATCATCGAACTGGCCGAAGCTCTGGACAGCTACATCCCAGAGCCAGAGCGTGCAATCGACAAGCCGTTCCTGCTGCCAATCGAAGACGTATTCTCCATCTCCGGTCGTGGTACCGTTGTTACCGGTCGTGTTGAGCGCGGTATCATCAAAGTTGGCGAAGAAGTTGAAATCGTTGGTATCAAAGACACCGTTAAGTCTACCTGTACTGGCGTTGAAATGTTCCGCAAACTGCTGGACGAAGGCCGTGCTGGTGAGAACGTTGGTGTTCTGCTGCGTGGTATCAAACGTGAAGAAATCGAACGTGGTCAGGTACTGGCTAAGCCAGGCTCCATCAAGCCGCACACCCAGTTCGAATCTGAAGTGTACATCCTGAGCAAAGATGAAGGTGGTCGTCACACGCCATTCTTCAAAGGCTACCGTCCACAGTTCTACTTCCGTACTACTGACGTGACCGGTACCATCGAACTGCCAGAAGGCGTAGAGATGGTAATGCCAGGCGACAACGTGAACATGAAAGTTACCCTGATTCACCCAATCGCGATGGACGACGGTCTGCGTTTCGCAATCCGTGAAGGCGGCCGTACTGTAGGCGCTGGTGTTGTTGCTAAAGTTATCGCTTAA
- the secE gene encoding preprotein translocase subunit SecE has protein sequence MSANTEAQGSGRGLEAAKWLIVAVLLVVAIVGNYYYRDLSLPLRALAVVLIIAVAGAVALMTTKGKATVAFAREARTEVRKVIWPTRQETLHTTLIVAAVTAVMSLILWGLDGILVRLVSFITGLRF, from the coding sequence ATGAGTGCGAATACCGAGGCTCAAGGGAGCGGACGCGGCCTGGAAGCGGCAAAGTGGCTGATCGTCGCCGTTCTGTTGGTTGTGGCTATTGTCGGTAACTATTACTACCGTGATTTAAGCCTGCCATTGCGCGCGCTGGCAGTTGTGCTGATCATCGCCGTTGCAGGTGCAGTGGCTCTGATGACCACCAAAGGCAAAGCCACCGTTGCGTTTGCCCGTGAAGCGCGTACCGAAGTACGTAAAGTGATTTGGCCAACTCGTCAGGAAACGCTACACACCACGTTGATCGTTGCCGCGGTAACCGCCGTGATGTCACTGATTCTGTGGGGACTGGATGGTATTCTGGTCCGTCTGGTGTCGTTTATTACTGGCCTGAGGTTCTAA
- the nusG gene encoding transcription termination/antitermination protein NusG: MSEAPKKRWYVVQAFSGFEGRVAQSLREHIKLHDMEELFGEVMVPTEEVVEIRGGQRRKSERKFFPGYVLVQMVMNDASWHLVRSVPRVMGFIGGTSDRPAPISDKEVDAIMNRLQQVGDKPRPKTLFEPGELVRVNDGPFADFNGVVEEVDYEKSRLKVSVSIFGRATPVELDFSQVEKG, translated from the coding sequence ATGTCTGAAGCTCCAAAAAAACGTTGGTACGTCGTTCAGGCGTTTTCCGGTTTTGAAGGTCGCGTAGCGCAATCGCTGCGTGAACACATCAAACTGCACGATATGGAAGAGCTGTTCGGCGAAGTGATGGTGCCTACGGAAGAAGTGGTTGAAATCCGTGGCGGTCAGCGTCGCAAGAGCGAGCGTAAGTTCTTCCCTGGCTATGTGCTGGTGCAGATGGTGATGAATGACGCCAGTTGGCACTTGGTGCGCAGCGTACCGCGCGTCATGGGGTTCATCGGCGGAACGTCTGACCGTCCAGCGCCGATCAGCGATAAAGAAGTTGATGCGATCATGAACCGCCTGCAGCAGGTCGGTGACAAGCCGCGTCCGAAAACGCTGTTCGAGCCGGGCGAGCTGGTGCGCGTCAACGACGGCCCGTTTGCCGATTTCAACGGCGTGGTCGAAGAAGTCGATTACGAGAAGAGCCGCCTGAAAGTTTCCGTTTCCATCTTCGGCCGTGCAACGCCGGTGGAACTGGACTTCAGCCAGGTTGAAAAAGGCTGA
- the rplK gene encoding 50S ribosomal protein L11 has translation MAKKVQAYVKLQVAAGMANPSPPVGPALGQQGVNIMEFCKAFNAKTDSIEKGLPIPVVITVYSDRSFTFVTKTPPAAVLLKKAAGIKSGSGKPNKDKVGKVTRAQVREIAETKAADMTGSDVEAMTRSIEGTARSMGLVVED, from the coding sequence ATGGCTAAGAAAGTACAAGCCTACGTTAAGCTGCAAGTTGCAGCTGGTATGGCTAACCCGAGCCCACCAGTGGGTCCAGCTCTGGGTCAGCAGGGCGTTAACATCATGGAATTCTGTAAGGCGTTCAATGCTAAGACTGACAGCATTGAAAAAGGTCTGCCGATTCCGGTTGTTATCACCGTTTATTCTGATCGCTCCTTCACTTTCGTTACCAAAACCCCGCCGGCAGCAGTTCTGCTGAAAAAAGCGGCTGGTATCAAGTCTGGTTCCGGTAAGCCGAACAAAGACAAAGTAGGTAAAGTGACCCGTGCTCAGGTACGTGAAATCGCAGAAACCAAAGCTGCGGACATGACTGGTTCTGACGTTGAAGCGATGACTCGCTCCATCGAAGGTACCGCTCGTTCCATGGGCCT